A window from Pseudobutyrivibrio ruminis HUN009 encodes these proteins:
- a CDS encoding sugar ABC transporter ATP-binding protein — MKNGGDFTEILSLKNITKDYPGVKALDNVSISFEKGEVHALVGENGAGKSTFIKTISGAIKPTSGSVVIEGKEYSQLEPSQAIELGVAVVYQEMIQMEARTVADNIFAGVKDGLIVDDKARYEKTKALLDKFNSNIDPNAYIRDLSMANRQIVELAKAISKNAKIIIMDEPTASITVAEQQNLYRLVKQLKADGVTVIYISHRLEELFEICDRVSVLRDGQYVTTVNIEDTSKDDLIKYMVGRELSETYPTKEPAKDEVIFEVEHLTGNGVSDISFKLHRGEILGFAGLVGAGRTEIMQMIYGVVPKSSGVIKKYGVEINPHSPREAMHEGIGLIPEDRKYQGCFLDKSILWNISISNLKTLSRHFIMNANKEVEVAESYRSKMKIKAPNLKQKVGGLSGGNQQKVVIAKVLAANPDILIFDEPTRGIDVGARHEIYTLMNELTSMGKSIIMVSSDMEELLGMSERIIVIHEGKFAGEIQKSEYDQQTILKKASGL, encoded by the coding sequence TTGAAAAATGGGGGTGATTTTACGGAAATACTATCGTTAAAGAATATTACCAAAGATTACCCTGGTGTTAAGGCTCTTGATAATGTTTCAATTTCATTTGAAAAGGGAGAAGTTCATGCACTAGTTGGAGAAAATGGAGCAGGAAAATCTACCTTTATTAAAACAATATCAGGAGCCATTAAACCAACATCAGGTTCGGTGGTAATTGAGGGAAAAGAGTATTCGCAATTAGAACCATCTCAGGCGATCGAATTGGGGGTCGCTGTTGTGTATCAGGAAATGATACAGATGGAAGCGAGAACAGTTGCTGATAATATTTTTGCAGGAGTAAAGGACGGATTAATTGTTGACGACAAGGCCAGATATGAAAAGACAAAGGCTTTGCTTGATAAGTTTAACAGTAATATCGATCCAAATGCATATATCAGAGACTTGTCTATGGCAAACAGACAGATAGTGGAATTAGCAAAAGCTATTTCAAAGAATGCAAAAATCATAATCATGGATGAGCCAACGGCATCGATAACAGTTGCCGAGCAACAGAATCTTTATAGATTAGTAAAACAGCTTAAGGCCGATGGGGTAACGGTAATTTACATATCTCACAGATTAGAGGAGCTGTTTGAAATTTGTGATAGAGTTTCGGTACTTCGTGACGGTCAGTATGTCACAACAGTGAATATTGAAGATACATCGAAGGATGACCTTATTAAATATATGGTAGGTAGAGAGCTTTCGGAAACATATCCAACAAAGGAGCCTGCTAAGGATGAAGTTATTTTTGAAGTAGAGCACCTGACAGGTAATGGCGTTTCCGACATTAGCTTTAAACTACACAGGGGAGAGATTCTAGGGTTTGCAGGATTGGTAGGAGCTGGACGTACAGAAATCATGCAGATGATTTATGGAGTAGTTCCTAAATCCTCAGGAGTTATAAAGAAATATGGTGTTGAAATAAACCCACATTCTCCTAGAGAAGCAATGCACGAAGGCATAGGACTCATTCCGGAAGATAGAAAATATCAGGGATGTTTCTTGGATAAATCTATACTTTGGAATATTTCTATTTCCAACTTAAAAACATTAAGCAGACATTTCATTATGAATGCTAACAAGGAAGTGGAAGTAGCTGAAAGTTATAGAAGCAAAATGAAGATTAAGGCACCAAACCTTAAACAGAAGGTAGGAGGCTTATCAGGAGGAAACCAGCAGAAGGTTGTTATTGCAAAAGTGCTGGCAGCAAATCCTGATATCTTAATTTTTGACGAGCCTACCAGAGGCATTGATGTTGGCGCAAGACACGAAATATATACTCTTATGAATGAACTTACTTCAATGGGTAAGAG
- a CDS encoding sugar phosphate isomerase/epimerase family protein — MSDIKRCVSLYSYQDEFYLGKLDLEGCLRETAKTGATGVELLAEQMIRKFPLPIETQDFRDQWFDWMKKYNLTPACYDAFLENRIYDNRTLTLKEQVNMMNRDIRLASLLGFPVLRTLVSTPMDVIEGSLPYAEEMGVKIGLEVHAPFSLNSGWADGYMEMINRTGTKYFGFVPDMGIFCKNIPDVVRDKARRHGAKEECIKIVDDAYANRVAKGFTKIKYDLNLGKANMEYRMANGMAEMMDAVKAAGGGPADLEYAGTSFTYSWSEPQDIIDNIDYIFHTHAKFYNVHEDLEETAVAIPEVIEAYKKAGYTGFLSSEYEGGEHLRMDLDVDSIEQVRRHQAAMAKAIGE, encoded by the coding sequence ATGAGTGATATTAAAAGATGCGTATCTCTCTACAGCTATCAGGATGAGTTTTATCTTGGAAAGCTTGATTTAGAGGGATGCCTTAGAGAGACAGCGAAAACAGGTGCAACAGGCGTTGAGCTTCTTGCAGAGCAAATGATTAGAAAGTTCCCACTTCCAATCGAGACACAGGATTTCAGAGATCAGTGGTTTGACTGGATGAAAAAGTACAATCTTACTCCAGCATGCTACGATGCGTTCTTAGAAAACCGTATATACGATAATCGTACTCTTACTCTTAAAGAGCAGGTAAATATGATGAATCGCGATATCAGATTAGCATCACTTCTAGGATTCCCAGTACTTCGTACATTGGTTTCTACTCCTATGGATGTAATTGAGGGAAGCTTACCATATGCAGAAGAGATGGGTGTAAAGATTGGTCTTGAGGTACATGCACCATTCTCACTCAACTCGGGATGGGCAGATGGCTATATGGAAATGATAAACAGAACTGGCACTAAGTACTTCGGATTTGTTCCAGATATGGGTATCTTCTGCAAGAACATTCCAGATGTTGTTCGTGATAAGGCACGTCGTCACGGTGCAAAAGAAGAATGCATCAAGATTGTTGATGACGCTTATGCAAATAGAGTAGCTAAGGGATTTACTAAGATTAAGTATGATTTAAATCTTGGTAAAGCCAATATGGAATATCGTATGGCGAATGGTATGGCTGAGATGATGGATGCAGTAAAGGCTGCAGGCGGCGGCCCAGCAGATTTGGAATATGCAGGTACATCATTTACATATTCTTGGTCTGAGCCACAGGATATTATCGATAACATTGATTATATCTTCCATACACATGCTAAGTTCTACAATGTACACGAAGATTTGGAGGAGACAGCAGTAGCTATTCCAGAGGTAATTGAAGCATATAAGAAGGCTGGTTACACAGGATTCCTTAGCTCAGAGTATGAAGGCGGAGAGCACCTTAGAATGGATCTTGATGTAGATTCAATCGAGCAGGTTCGTCGTCATCAGGCAGCTATGGCAAAGGCAATTGGAGAGTAA
- a CDS encoding C-glycoside deglycosidase beta subunit domain-containing protein — protein MAGRPIYDPASFKNVEENGKIVGFSFDWKAQYYRSFTLSILRDIILNVDGQDVNRDDIILTVNGEKFTLEECRTVIDPEYRWEFGEYATVTVKKEGGLAKGKHSIVGKQIIAPSYMPFQIEAPCNIEFEI, from the coding sequence ATGGCAGGAAGACCAATATATGATCCAGCCAGCTTTAAGAATGTAGAAGAGAATGGAAAGATTGTAGGCTTCTCTTTTGATTGGAAGGCGCAGTACTATCGTTCATTTACTCTTTCAATTTTAAGAGACATCATTCTTAATGTTGATGGTCAGGATGTAAATCGAGATGACATTATACTTACAGTAAATGGTGAGAAATTTACATTGGAGGAATGCAGAACAGTCATTGACCCAGAGTATCGTTGGGAATTTGGCGAGTATGCAACAGTAACAGTTAAAAAAGAAGGTGGCCTTGCAAAGGGTAAGCACAGCATTGTAGGAAAGCAGATTATTGCACCTTCATACATGCCATTCCAGATTGAGGCACCATGCAACATTGAATTTGAAATTTAG
- a CDS encoding FAD-binding protein gives MEELKTQIVVIAGGPSGMSAAVQAAEDGADVIVIEKASITGGAANMGMGPLGIGTKYQQQQMIDISVEKAFNMFMDYTHYNVDARLVKRYFEQSAETIEWLEDMGVEFEGAFKYFPQSEATWHIVKTGNKIGPRAAGHMNKALLKRAQELGVKVLLETSGKKILKDDEGKVCGVVAVNKAGEEFTIQCKAAIIATGGAGCNKQFILDEIGVEQGKDVFNFAIPGIMGDGLKMAWDAGADHLQVRIEAACDPGAGEEARASVLNVFKQPNLLVNKFAKRVMNEEFMQNTTYLSNVASHQKDKVVFSIIDSTIAKTYMKKGVEVTNLVNPDADVSDFLEGMDEILARGSKNFFKGETIEDLAAQIGVDAEVLEETIDDYNDYCEGRDEEFFKNYKYLKKLKKGPYYAAAIRPGGYGTVGGIRINENCEACDKDFMPIPGLYAVGADSCNIYEDSYMFLLPGNSMGYAVNTGRIAGMEAAEYVEN, from the coding sequence ATGGAAGAATTAAAAACACAAATCGTCGTAATTGCTGGAGGTCCTTCAGGAATGTCGGCAGCAGTTCAGGCGGCAGAAGATGGAGCAGATGTAATTGTTATTGAAAAAGCATCTATCACAGGTGGTGCTGCCAACATGGGTATGGGACCACTTGGAATTGGAACAAAATATCAGCAGCAGCAAATGATTGATATTTCAGTAGAAAAAGCATTTAACATGTTCATGGATTACACTCACTACAACGTTGATGCAAGACTTGTAAAAAGATATTTTGAGCAGTCTGCTGAGACAATTGAGTGGTTAGAGGATATGGGCGTAGAATTCGAAGGCGCTTTCAAATATTTCCCACAGTCAGAAGCAACATGGCACATCGTTAAGACTGGTAACAAAATTGGTCCACGTGCAGCAGGTCATATGAACAAAGCTCTTTTGAAGAGAGCCCAGGAACTTGGAGTTAAAGTTCTTCTTGAGACATCTGGAAAGAAGATTCTTAAGGATGATGAAGGAAAAGTTTGCGGCGTAGTTGCAGTAAACAAGGCTGGTGAGGAATTCACAATCCAGTGTAAGGCAGCAATCATTGCTACTGGTGGCGCTGGATGCAATAAACAGTTCATCCTTGATGAAATCGGTGTTGAGCAGGGGAAGGATGTGTTTAACTTTGCTATTCCAGGAATCATGGGTGATGGCTTAAAGATGGCTTGGGATGCTGGTGCAGATCACCTTCAGGTTCGTATTGAAGCAGCTTGTGATCCAGGTGCTGGTGAGGAAGCAAGAGCAAGCGTTCTCAATGTATTTAAGCAGCCAAACCTTTTAGTAAACAAGTTTGCTAAGCGTGTTATGAACGAAGAGTTCATGCAGAACACAACATACCTTAGCAATGTTGCAAGCCACCAGAAGGATAAAGTTGTTTTCAGCATTATCGATTCAACAATTGCAAAGACATATATGAAGAAGGGCGTTGAGGTTACAAACCTTGTTAACCCAGATGCAGATGTTTCAGATTTCCTTGAGGGAATGGACGAAATTCTTGCAAGAGGTTCAAAGAATTTCTTCAAGGGTGAAACAATTGAAGACCTTGCAGCACAGATTGGTGTTGATGCAGAGGTACTTGAGGAAACAATTGATGACTACAACGATTACTGTGAAGGCCGTGATGAAGAGTTCTTCAAGAACTATAAGTACTTAAAGAAGTTAAAGAAGGGGCCATACTATGCAGCAGCTATTCGTCCAGGCGGATACGGCACAGTTGGTGGAATCAGAATTAACGAGAACTGCGAAGCATGTGATAAAGATTTCATGCCAATTCCAGGTCTTTATGCAGTTGGTGCTGATTCATGCAATATTTACGAAGATAGCTACATGTTCCTTCTTCCAGGTAACTCAATGGGATACGCAGTAAATACAGGACGTATCGCAGGTATGGAAGCAGCAGAATATGTAGAGAATTAG
- a CDS encoding NADH-ubiquinone oxidoreductase-F iron-sulfur binding region domain-containing protein, with the protein MEKLLVVSCVSDDVKAPISIYLLKNYLEDVVTGVEKYAANIDARVMYLLPENTDVEGLDGEVRYTGYVSPTLNNPYSVAQVLSGNLPRPMIQDDFVAEYENQEVFVITPETAYGIAKGTDEKFVVINNGDKTDVKKVNVGTKISEVISLDGVKALLLGGLKGEFVLPSNAADYSIEAAEKYSSITVYTNEDCIVESCVKLMNQAKDASCGKCVLCREGTSQFNQIVEEMTTGKAKMTDVDLIKEVSELISIGAYCPFGQNMTKPLVSALELFAEEFEEHIKRKVCKCGKCYKAAELYYIDPDECQGCGDCIDACPEDAIEGKDGFIHVIDQDLCEQCGKCVAACDEGCIKTAAKLPKLPKKRTKVGKF; encoded by the coding sequence ATGGAAAAACTACTAGTTGTTAGCTGTGTAAGTGATGATGTTAAGGCACCTATTTCTATATATTTATTAAAGAATTATCTTGAAGATGTAGTGACAGGTGTGGAAAAATATGCGGCAAATATCGATGCAAGGGTGATGTATTTGCTTCCAGAGAATACAGATGTGGAAGGATTAGATGGTGAGGTTAGATACACAGGATATGTATCTCCAACATTAAATAATCCATATTCTGTTGCGCAGGTATTATCAGGAAATCTTCCTCGTCCTATGATTCAGGATGACTTTGTAGCTGAATATGAAAATCAGGAAGTGTTTGTAATAACACCAGAGACTGCATATGGCATCGCAAAAGGTACAGACGAGAAATTTGTTGTAATCAACAATGGTGATAAAACAGATGTAAAGAAGGTTAATGTAGGAACAAAGATTTCTGAAGTTATTTCTTTGGATGGAGTAAAAGCTTTACTTCTTGGCGGTTTAAAAGGTGAGTTTGTTTTGCCATCAAATGCTGCTGATTATTCAATTGAAGCAGCAGAAAAGTACAGTTCTATTACCGTATATACGAATGAAGATTGTATTGTGGAGAGCTGTGTAAAGCTTATGAATCAGGCCAAGGACGCCTCATGTGGTAAGTGTGTGCTTTGTAGAGAAGGTACATCTCAGTTCAATCAGATTGTTGAAGAGATGACTACTGGAAAAGCGAAGATGACAGATGTCGATTTGATAAAGGAAGTGTCAGAGCTTATTTCTATTGGAGCTTACTGTCCATTTGGTCAGAATATGACAAAGCCTTTAGTTTCAGCTTTGGAGCTGTTTGCAGAAGAGTTCGAAGAGCATATTAAAAGAAAGGTTTGTAAGTGTGGTAAGTGCTATAAAGCGGCAGAGCTTTACTACATTGATCCAGATGAGTGCCAGGGCTGTGGCGATTGTATTGACGCTTGTCCTGAGGATGCAATTGAAGGAAAAGATGGATTTATTCATGTGATAGATCAGGACCTTTGTGAACAGTGTGGCAAATGCGTTGCAGCATGTGATGAGGGCTGCATTAAGACTGCGGCAAAGCTTCCTAAGTTGCCAAAAAAGCGCACAAAAGTAGGAAAATTCTAA
- a CDS encoding FAD-dependent oxidoreductase, producing the protein MATVSLIIDGKAIVADENQTVLEAALDNGIYIPHLCHHHDLHPNGGCRLCVVKQDGVDGVITSCSTKVKEGMVISTKDETAEKVRKLSVDLMFKTHPSECVGCPKYGKCQLASISQYVGDSGRDLRSQKLPTIENESNPLMLHEMYRCILCGRCVRACSELRGVGALKFEKVDGRMKVVINGNSLEEAGCQFCGACVEVCPTGSIRDKVGVFKDDPGLSREMTLVPCSEGCPAHINVPKYIRFIKEGNYPAAAATVREKAPFPESLGYICVHSCELQCKRNHLDGPLSIRNLKRFAASQDDGSWKANVFMKEATGKKVAVIGAGPAGLTAAYYLKKLGHEVTIFEKLPQAGGQMRYGIPSYRLPREVLDREIAEIESIGVEIKCNSDVKSAAELKAQGYDAVFVSVGTHAGNRLPLEGNDLPDVYLNADFLRAINLGNPLPVGENVVVLGGGNVAIDCAESARRLGAKNVIMTCLEAPDKMTASAEEVAWAKEDGIIVENSRTFDAIESENGKVTGLTVTGIEGLKFGPKGPEFTRIPDSTVTFKADTIIFAVGQHPDITDEFGLDLNRGRIIVSDGHKTSVDGIYAAGDAVTGTRSVIAAIAEARAAVSEIDKYLGGDGNIEESLAPEQIANPYIGKNENLTKTHRCEPNVTSADSRVNNFEPMDLGFDCSKAGCEASRCLQCDLRLQISPQKFWSDYVAEEGGAQ; encoded by the coding sequence ATGGCGACAGTTAGTTTGATAATTGATGGCAAAGCTATTGTGGCTGATGAAAACCAGACTGTACTTGAGGCAGCCTTGGATAATGGCATATATATTCCACATCTTTGTCACCATCATGATTTACATCCAAATGGCGGATGCCGTCTTTGTGTTGTAAAACAGGATGGAGTAGATGGTGTTATTACATCTTGCTCAACAAAAGTAAAAGAAGGAATGGTTATCAGCACTAAGGATGAAACAGCTGAAAAGGTTAGAAAGCTTTCAGTTGATTTGATGTTTAAAACACATCCTAGTGAGTGCGTTGGTTGCCCTAAATATGGTAAATGCCAATTAGCATCTATTTCACAGTATGTTGGTGATAGTGGACGTGATTTGAGAAGTCAGAAGCTTCCAACTATCGAAAATGAATCAAATCCTTTGATGCTTCATGAAATGTATAGATGTATTCTTTGTGGCAGATGTGTTCGTGCTTGCTCTGAATTGAGAGGTGTTGGGGCATTAAAATTCGAAAAAGTTGATGGTAGGATGAAAGTTGTTATCAACGGTAATAGCCTTGAAGAGGCAGGCTGCCAGTTCTGTGGAGCATGCGTAGAGGTTTGCCCAACGGGTTCAATCAGAGATAAGGTTGGTGTGTTTAAGGATGATCCAGGTTTAAGCAGAGAAATGACACTTGTTCCATGTAGCGAAGGATGCCCTGCACATATTAATGTCCCAAAATATATTAGATTCATTAAAGAAGGAAACTATCCAGCAGCAGCTGCTACAGTCCGTGAAAAAGCACCTTTCCCAGAATCACTTGGATATATTTGCGTTCATTCTTGTGAGCTTCAGTGTAAGAGAAATCATCTTGATGGACCTCTTTCTATTAGAAACCTCAAGAGATTTGCGGCAAGCCAGGATGATGGAAGCTGGAAGGCTAATGTATTTATGAAAGAGGCAACTGGTAAAAAGGTTGCAGTTATTGGAGCCGGCCCAGCAGGATTAACAGCGGCTTATTATTTAAAGAAGCTTGGCCATGAGGTTACTATTTTTGAAAAGTTACCTCAGGCAGGAGGACAGATGCGATATGGAATTCCTTCATATCGACTTCCAAGAGAGGTTCTTGACAGAGAAATAGCTGAAATCGAATCTATCGGTGTAGAGATTAAGTGCAATAGTGATGTTAAATCAGCAGCTGAGTTAAAGGCACAGGGGTATGACGCAGTATTTGTTTCTGTTGGAACACATGCTGGAAATAGACTTCCACTTGAAGGAAATGATTTACCAGATGTTTATTTAAATGCTGATTTCTTAAGAGCTATCAATTTAGGAAATCCACTTCCAGTAGGAGAGAATGTTGTTGTTCTTGGCGGTGGAAATGTTGCAATTGACTGTGCAGAGTCTGCACGTCGTTTAGGCGCAAAGAATGTTATTATGACTTGTCTTGAGGCTCCAGACAAGATGACAGCATCAGCTGAAGAAGTAGCATGGGCAAAGGAGGATGGAATTATTGTAGAAAATTCTAGAACCTTTGATGCCATTGAATCGGAAAATGGTAAGGTTACAGGACTTACAGTTACAGGAATTGAGGGATTAAAGTTTGGACCTAAGGGCCCTGAGTTTACAAGAATTCCAGATTCTACAGTTACATTCAAGGCAGATACTATTATCTTTGCTGTTGGCCAGCATCCAGATATCACTGATGAATTTGGATTAGATCTTAACAGAGGACGAATCATTGTAAGTGATGGTCATAAAACATCTGTAGATGGAATCTATGCAGCAGGTGATGCAGTAACAGGAACTCGTTCAGTTATAGCAGCAATTGCGGAGGCAAGAGCAGCTGTATCAGAGATTGATAAGTATCTTGGTGGTGATGGAAACATTGAAGAAAGTCTTGCACCAGAACAGATTGCAAACCCATATATTGGCAAAAACGAGAATCTTACAAAGACGCATAGATGTGAACCTAATGTCACATCAGCAGATAGCAGAGTTAATAACTTTGAGCCAATGGACCTTGGATTTGATTGCAGTAAAGCAGGTTGTGAAGCTAGCAGATGCTTACAGTGTGACCTTCGTTTACAGATATCTCCACAGAAATTCTGGAGTGATTATGTTGCAGAGGAAGGAGGAGCACAGTAA